The following are encoded in a window of Pieris napi chromosome 23, ilPieNapi1.2, whole genome shotgun sequence genomic DNA:
- the LOC125061108 gene encoding protein artemis-like: protein MFQRCLRSSFQGKIEEIPGLHVDNFEYVESTTPRAYFLSHCHSDHMQGLHSPSLLKYIKEKNIFIYTTELSVAIIKDNTKDDTILDYIKVLKLGSTLVTLEGIPEENIDETYLTVTLVPAGHCVGAVMFLFQTINTTVLFTGDFRINERDIYKYAGLHDVAEKPIKINTMYIDTTFIDLVYENFPKRSQSIDAILKEIERCLSTGSGVALHTSAKYGYEYVFNKIYEKLGRKVYVNEDRWRFYRKISHLVPGVTNNNNETIIHLCTKRDEKNHSTCIPRNYPQFLYIHLSAMKWINSNTFKPIQRMSPTRVDVCFATHCSRSEILGFVNYFKPDRVIGFPNPYIEERGVKRKSLREEGKLESMIVKKFCS from the exons atgtttcaaagGTGTTTACGAAGTTCTTTTCAAGGAAAAATCGAAGAAATACCTG GTTTACATGTGGATAATTTTGAATATGTAGAATCGACAACACCAAGAGCATATTTCTTAAGTCATTGCCATTCTGATCATATGCAAGGTCTACATTCGCCTTccttacttaaatatatcaaggaaaaaaacatttttatttacacaacgGAACTGTCAGTTGCCATTATTAAAGATAATACAAAGGATGACACAATATTAGACTACATAAAAGTCTTGAAATTAG GATCAACACTTGTTACATTAGAGGGAATACCAGAAGAAAATATTGATGAAACATATTTGACAGTTACACTTGTTCCAGCGGGACATTGTGTAGGAGcagttatgtttttattccaAACTATAAATACTACAGTATTATTTACTGGTGACTTTCGAATAAACGAAAGAGATATTTATAAGTATGCAGGTTTGCATGATGTAGCTGAGaaaccaataaaaataaacacaatgtATATAGATACAACATTTATAGACCTggtttatgaaaattttccaAAACGGTCACAGAGTATAGATGCAATTTTAAAGGAGATAGAGAGGTGTTTGTCGACGGGTAGTGGTGTAGCGTTACATACATCAGCAAAGTATGGTTATGAATATGTATTTAACAAGATTTATGAGAAGCTGGGAAGGAAAGTCTATGTTAATGAAGACCGATGGAGGTTttatag aaaaatatCACATCTAGTCCCTGGCGTGACGAACAACAATAATGAAACAATCATACATTTATGTACAAAACGCGACGAAAAGAATCACTCAACATGCATACCAAGGAACTACCCTCAATTTCTTTACATTCATCTCTCAGCGATGAAATGGATAAATAGTAACACATTTAAGCCAATTCAACGAATGTCGCCGACGCGAGTGGACGTGTGTTTCGCAACGCACTGTAGTCGGAGTGAGATTTTGGGTtttgtcaattattttaaaccgGATAGAGTGATTGGTTTTCCTAATCCATATATAGAGGAGAGAGGGGTGAAACGAAAAAGTTTGAGGGAAGAGGGTAAATTGGAAAGTATGATAGTGAAAAAGTTCTGTAGTTGA